The following nucleotide sequence is from Lysobacter panacisoli.
GGGCGGAAGAGGGGGTGGCGGCGCAGCCGCCGGTCTTTTGACGCGCCGCGCGCGCCAGACTCCCGTCAGTCGCCCGGCGCGTTCATCCGTCGTCCGTCAGGCGTACTCATCCAGCAGTCCGCGCGTGGCACGCGCGGCCAGGCCCGGCGTCCACCCGGCGTCATTGCCGCGCTCGCCGCCGTTCCCCGCCGGTGTCGAACCGGAGGCCTGCCCGCTCGACGCCTGCTGTTCGCCAGGCTGGCGCTGGCCGACATCGGCATGGCCGAGCTGCAGTCCCTGCTGGCCCAGCATGTCGCGCAGGCGCGGCAGGCTGGATTCGAGCGCCTGGCGCACGTCGGCCTGCGCGCTGTGGAATTCGGCGTTGACGCGGTTGCCGTCCAGCTGCAGGCGTACGTCGATGGTGCCCAGATGGTCGGGGCTGACACGGATCTCGGCGTGGCCGACGCGCTGTTCGGCCATCCACGCGATGCGCGAACCGAAGCCGTCGTCGAATCCGGCATCCAGACCCAGTGGCTGGTTCGCGGCGACCGCGGCGGCGGTGGCGCGGGACAGCGGATGCACCGTGGCCGAGGCGATGGTCAGCGGCGTCGTGGGCGCGCTCGCGGCATCGTCGACGGCACTTGCGGTCAGGGCGGTCTCTGTCGCGTTCGCATCGCCATCGTTGGCGGCCGCGGCGCCCATCGCCATCGCGAAGGCCGCAGTGGCCTCGCCTTCGACCGGAGCAGCCGCGGACTGCGACGCGGCAGTCGGCAGCGCGGGCAACGGCGTCTTCGCGGTGTTGCCGGCGGCGCGCGGATCGAGTGTGCCGGTGAGGACGGTATCGGTCGGCGCAAGCGTCGATGCCGCGTCGGCGGCGGGCACGGGCGCGACGGCGGTCGCACCGGCGAGGCCGTTGAGCAGCGCGAGCAGCTGCTCAGGAAGCGTTGCCGGTGCGGCAGCGGGCGTGGCGCTCGCCGTCGTCGTGTTGTCGGACGAATCGGCCGTGGCCGAGGTTCCGGCCGGGGCCGTTTCGGCCGTCGCGGTGTCGCGCTCGGTGCTGTCCGTACTGTCGGTCGATGCGCCGTCGTCACTCTTCGATTCGGCGCGACGCGGACCGTCGTCGCTGCGCGATTCCTGCGTCTTCGTGTCGTTCTGCGCGCGCTGCCCGCCGTCGTCGGTCTTGCGCGCTTCGCCCTTGTCGGCGGGACGTTCGTTCTGCGCACGGTGCGACCCCGCCTGCTCCGGCGAACGCGTCTGGGTTTCGCTGCGCGGGGACGACTGCATCAGCGCGTCGAAGCCGCCATCGCGGTCGTCGTTACCGCCGTTGCCGGACGACTGCGGCGCATTGCGCGTGGACGACGCGCCGTTCGCGGCGTTGCTGCCCAGCAGCGAGGAAAACGTGGGGATCACTCCGGAGCTCCGTCGTTGCCGTTGCCGCGCACGCGGCGCGCGCCGAGGTCGTCGAGTTCGCGCTGCACGCGCTGCTCGGCCACGCGCGATTCCTGCGCGCGGTAGCTGTCGGCGAGCTGCCCCAACACCTTGGCGTCGCGGCTGGCGAGCATCAGCCGCGCGCGTTCGACGTCGCGGTTCTGGCGGCTGCTGTCGACGATGCGGCTCTGCTGGTCCACCGCGGTTTCGAGCTTGGCGCGGAACGCGATGCGGTTGGCGAGCAATGCCGGGGCGATGGTGGCGTCGGCCGACGGCGCGACGGCGTATTCCTCGGCGTAGCGGCGCAGCGCGTCCAGGCGCTGTTCCTGCTCGGCCAGCTGGCGGTCGCGCTCGGCGACTTCGCGGGCGGCGGCGTCCTGGCGTTGCTGCATCAGGTTCAGCAGCGGATCGAGTCGTTCCGAGCGGGTCATGCGGTCTCCGTCTTCGCGGAAGTGACAGTGGGTTCGCGGACATCGTCGAGCAGGCGCGCGAGCGCATCGCGGCTGGCGGCGACGTCGGCCGCCTCGCTCACGTCCTGTCCGAGGAAGTTGAGGATCGCCGGCCAGCGCGCCAGCGCTTCATCGACGACCGGATCGTTGCCGCGCTGGTAGGCGCCGATGGCGATCAGGTCGCGCTGTGCGTTGTAGGCCGCCATCAGGCGCTTGAGCTTGCGGATGCGTTCGCGCCACGGCGCGTCGGTGATGTCCTGCATCACGCGGCTGACCGAGACTTCCACGTCGATGGCCGGATACTGGCCGGCATCGGCGATGCGGCGGGTCAGCACGATGTGGCCGTCGAGGATCGCGCGTGCGGCATCGGCGATGGGTTCCTGCTGGTCGTCGCCTTCGGTCAGCACGGTGTAGAACGCGGTGATCGAACCGCGCCCGTCGGCGCCGTTGCCCGCGCGTTCGACCAGCGCCGGCAGCTTGGCGAACACGCTCGGCGGATAACCGCGCGTGGTCGGCGGTTCGCCGACCGACAGGCCGATCTCGCGCTGCGCGTGCGCGTAGCGGGTGAGCGAATCCATCAGCAGCAGCACGTGCAGGCCCTGGTCGCGGTACCACTCGGCGATGGCGGTCGCGCGCAGCGCGCCGTGCAGGCGCGCCAGCGGCGGGCGATCGGCCGGTGCGGCCACCACGACCGCGCGGCGCAGGCCTTCCTCGCCGAGCGTGGCTTCGACGAAATCGCGCACTTCGCGTCCGCGTTCGCCGATCAGTCCGACGACGATCACGTCGGCGGCGGTGAAGCGGGTCATCATGCCCAGCAGCGTGGATTTGCCGACGCCGGAACCGGCGAACAGACCCACGCGCTGGCCGCGTCCGATCGGCAGCAGCGCGTTGATCGCGCGCACGCCGACGTCGAGCGATCGCGTGATCGGCTCGCGCATCAGCGGATTGATCGAAGCGCCGGCGAGGCCGACCCAGTGTTCGGCGCGGATCGGGCCGCGTCCGTCGAGCGGTACGCCGTCGCTGTCGATCACGCGCCCGAGCAGGCCTTCGCCGACCGCGACTTCGCCGCGCTGGCGGCTGGGCACGACGCGTGCGTTGGGCAGCAGGCCTTCCAGGTGTGCGCTGGGCATGAGGAAGGTGCGGTCGCCGGAGAAACCGACGACTTCCGCATCCACCCACACGCCGCCCTGCGTTTCAACGCGGCAGCGCGAACCCAGCGGTGCGCTGCAACCGCTGGCTTCCAGCGTGAGGCCGACGGCGCGGCGCAGCACGCCTTCGCGCGCAAGGCCGAGCGCGCGCGGTTGCGGCGCGGCCGATTCCAGTCGCGCGGCGAGGCGCAGGTTGCGCGCGTCACGCCAGTGGGAGGCGGGGGTGGTCATGCGCCGAGGCTCGCGTGCATGTCCCTCTCCCCTTGCGGGAGAGGGACAGACCGCCGCAGGCGGTCAGGGAGAGGGGTGGGGTGAAGATGGCATGCGCTGCGCGCACCCCTCTTCCGCCCCTTCGGGGCACCTTCTCCCGCAAGGGGAGAAGGAACAGCACAGCTGGCTGGAGAACGATCAGCGCCTTCGTTGCTCGCGCGCTTTGTCCCTCTCCCCTTGCGGGAGAGGGACAGGCTCGCGAAGCGGGCCAGGGAGAGGGGCAGGGCACTCATCGCACGGCTCCATGCGCAGCGATCGTGCTCTCCAGCGCCGCCTGCAGACGCGCCGCGATGGTGCCGTCGATGCGCACGCTTTCGCTGTGCACGCGCAGCTCGCCGCGCGCCAGCGTGCTGTCGTTGGTCAGGCGCACGCCATCGAGGCCGGCAAGATGCGGATACAGGACGCCCATGTCGTCCGGATGCAGGCGCAGTTCGACGTCGCGTTCGCTGCGGCCCACCGCGTCGAGCGCTTCGCGCACGAGGTCGGCGAGCAGCGCAGGATCGGCGCTGTAGGCCGGGCCGAGCAGCGAGCCCGCCACGCGCACGGACAACTCCGCCAGCGCTTCGGCGACTTCATCGTCCAGTCGCGACAACGGGCGGGTGAAACCGTCGAGGATGCCTTCGATCTGCGCGATCAGACGGCGCACTTCGGCCTGGCCCGTCGCGAAACCCTCGGCGTGGCCGCGGGCGAGACCGTCCTGGTAACCCTGTTCGTGCGCGGCTTCCTCGATCGCCTGCAACGCTTCCACGCTCGGCGGGGAAGGCAGTTCGACCAGCGGTTCCACCACCGGCGGCGCGTCCAGTCCGGGCGCAGTCCAGCGCACCGCGCCGGCGAGTTCGTGGTTCCACGCGGCCAGGCTCATACGAACGCCTCGGCCTTGGCGGCGAGCTGGATCGTGCCGGCGTCGGCCATCTTGCGGACCATCGCGAGGATTTCCTTCTGCGCCGCTTCGACTTCCGCCAGTCGCACCGGGCCGCGCGCTTCCATGTCCTCGACGAGGATTTCCGCGGCGCGCTGCGACATGTTGGCGGTGATCTTCTCGCGCACCTTGCCGTCGGCGCCGCGCAGGGCGACGGCGAGCTTGTCGTTGGGCACTTCGCGCAGCACGGCCTGCATGGCGCGGTCGTCGATCTCGGCGAGGTTGTCGAACACGAACATCAAATCGCGGATGCGCACGCCCAGTTCGTTGTCGATCTCGCCGATGGTGCCCAGGATCATCTCGTCCTGGCCCGAATCCATGAAGTTGAGGATGTTGGCCGCGACCTTCACGCCGCCGACCGAGGACGACTTGAGGTTCTGCGCGCCGGCGAACTGGCGTGCCATCACGTCGTTGAGTTCGTTCAGCGCGTTCGGCGGAATGCCGTCGAGCGTGGCGATGCGCAGCAGCACGTCGGCGCGCACGCGGTCGGGCAGGCACTTCAGTGCCTCGGCGGCCTGGTCGCTTTCCAGGTGCGCCATGACTATAGCGATGATCTGCGGATGCTCGTTGCGCACCAGGTCGGCGATGGCGCGCGGTTCCATCCACTTCAGCGTGTCCAGGCCGGAAGTGTTGCGGCCCAGCAGGATGCGGTCGATCAGGCTGCTCGCGCGTTCCTCACCGAGCGCCTGCACCAGCACCGCGCGCACGTATTCATCGGCGCCAGAACCCAGGCCGCTGGGCTGCGCC
It contains:
- the fliJ gene encoding flagellar export protein FliJ, whose amino-acid sequence is MTRSERLDPLLNLMQQRQDAAAREVAERDRQLAEQEQRLDALRRYAEEYAVAPSADATIAPALLANRIAFRAKLETAVDQQSRIVDSSRQNRDVERARLMLASRDAKVLGQLADSYRAQESRVAEQRVQRELDDLGARRVRGNGNDGAPE
- a CDS encoding flagellar hook-length control protein FliK; translated protein: MIPTFSSLLGSNAANGASSTRNAPQSSGNGGNDDRDGGFDALMQSSPRSETQTRSPEQAGSHRAQNERPADKGEARKTDDGGQRAQNDTKTQESRSDDGPRRAESKSDDGASTDSTDSTERDTATAETAPAGTSATADSSDNTTTASATPAAAPATLPEQLLALLNGLAGATAVAPVPAADAASTLAPTDTVLTGTLDPRAAGNTAKTPLPALPTAASQSAAAPVEGEATAAFAMAMGAAAANDGDANATETALTASAVDDAASAPTTPLTIASATVHPLSRATAAAVAANQPLGLDAGFDDGFGSRIAWMAEQRVGHAEIRVSPDHLGTIDVRLQLDGNRVNAEFHSAQADVRQALESSLPRLRDMLGQQGLQLGHADVGQRQPGEQQASSGQASGSTPAGNGGERGNDAGWTPGLAARATRGLLDEYA
- a CDS encoding FliH/SctL family protein is translated as MSLAAWNHELAGAVRWTAPGLDAPPVVEPLVELPSPPSVEALQAIEEAAHEQGYQDGLARGHAEGFATGQAEVRRLIAQIEGILDGFTRPLSRLDDEVAEALAELSVRVAGSLLGPAYSADPALLADLVREALDAVGRSERDVELRLHPDDMGVLYPHLAGLDGVRLTNDSTLARGELRVHSESVRIDGTIAARLQAALESTIAAHGAVR
- the fliG gene encoding flagellar motor switch protein FliG, with the protein product MTGVQRAAVVLLSLGEQQAAEVLKHMSAKEVQKLGLAMTSVSGVSRESVGKVIDQFVDNLAQPSGLGSGADEYVRAVLVQALGEERASSLIDRILLGRNTSGLDTLKWMEPRAIADLVRNEHPQIIAIVMAHLESDQAAEALKCLPDRVRADVLLRIATLDGIPPNALNELNDVMARQFAGAQNLKSSSVGGVKVAANILNFMDSGQDEMILGTIGEIDNELGVRIRDLMFVFDNLAEIDDRAMQAVLREVPNDKLAVALRGADGKVREKITANMSQRAAEILVEDMEARGPVRLAEVEAAQKEILAMVRKMADAGTIQLAAKAEAFV
- the fliI gene encoding flagellar protein export ATPase FliI, encoding MTTPASHWRDARNLRLAARLESAAPQPRALGLAREGVLRRAVGLTLEASGCSAPLGSRCRVETQGGVWVDAEVVGFSGDRTFLMPSAHLEGLLPNARVVPSRQRGEVAVGEGLLGRVIDSDGVPLDGRGPIRAEHWVGLAGASINPLMREPITRSLDVGVRAINALLPIGRGQRVGLFAGSGVGKSTLLGMMTRFTAADVIVVGLIGERGREVRDFVEATLGEEGLRRAVVVAAPADRPPLARLHGALRATAIAEWYRDQGLHVLLLMDSLTRYAHAQREIGLSVGEPPTTRGYPPSVFAKLPALVERAGNGADGRGSITAFYTVLTEGDDQQEPIADAARAILDGHIVLTRRIADAGQYPAIDVEVSVSRVMQDITDAPWRERIRKLKRLMAAYNAQRDLIAIGAYQRGNDPVVDEALARWPAILNFLGQDVSEAADVAASRDALARLLDDVREPTVTSAKTETA